In the genome of Candidatus Polarisedimenticolia bacterium, the window GCTTTTCCAAGCCCTCCCGGACGGGAACCGCGATGCGCTTCAGGAAATCGAATGCGGCCGCGGCGGCGCGGGGCGCCGCGAAGCCCTTCACGGTCCGCCTGTCATAGCTGGGGCGCAATCGCCCGGGCCGCTTCTTCGGACGTCCGGACCGGGACGATCTCGAACTCGACCAGATCTTCCCAATGGTCCGTCCACTCCTTCAGGGCGGCCTGGCATTCCGCCTCCATGACCTGAAAGCAGCGCCCG includes:
- a CDS encoding DUF3303 family protein, coding for MLFMVIERFRPGQAPAVYRRFRDQGRMAPEGVKYVSSWVDLEFGRCFQVMEAECQAALKEWTDHWEDLVEFEIVPVRTSEEAARAIAPQL